Below is a genomic region from Echinicola rosea.
AGGTGGGAAAACTCATTCACAGGGACGTGGAACACTCAGGTGAGCATGACCAGTTTTCAACCGAACGAAAACACCCTGTTTTCTTTGTAGACCTGCCCACCAAAAATATCAGCATGACACTGGGCGGACTGCTTCCCGGGCAGGTGACCAACAGGCACCGTCACACCTATGAAACGGTCCTTTATGTGATAGAAGGCAGCGGCTGGACCGAGATCGAGGGAGAACGGGTAAAGTGGAAAGCAGGCGACGCAGTATATATTCCATGTTGGGCTTGGCACAGCCATGGCAATTTTAGCCGAACAGGAAGGGCCAGGTACATTGCATGTGAAAATGCCCCGCAACTACAAAACCTGGGGGTGGCCCTTAGGGAAGAAGAAGGACGCGACCTATAATTCAACAGCCCCTGTTCCAAGGGACTGTCCATATATTTAAACCCATAAACTTACTACAATGAATGTACCCTTCAATGGCATCATTGCCTATCCAATCACCCCCTTTGATGAGAAGGAAAGAGTGGACATTACAGTATTCAAAAACCAGGTGGAAAGACTTGTAACCAGCGGTACTCATGGAATAGCACCTTTGGGGAGTACCGGGGTACTTCCCTATCTATCAGATGAGGAAAAAGAGGCAGTTACCGAAGCAACCATCAAACAGGTCAATAAACGTGTCCCGATTCTCGTGGGTGTTTCCTGCCTTACCACTGAACGTACTATTTATCATGCCAAGTTTGCGGAATCGGCGGGAGCTACTGCGGTCATGGTCATACCAATGAGCTATTGGAAACTGACCGATGAGGAGATATTCAGCCATTATGATGCTGTGGCAAGTAAAATAACCATCCCGATCATGGCCTATAACAACCCTGCCACAGCTGGGATTGATATGTCCCCAGATCTACTCAGGCGACTTTTGGAAATTCCAAATGTAACGATGGTCAAGGAAAGTACAGGGGATGTCCAGCGAATGCACTATTTGAGGAAAGAAATCGGAGAAGAGGTGGCATTCTTTAACGGGGCCAACCCCTTGGCGCTGGCGGCATTTGCGGCAGGGGCAAATGGATGGTGTACAGCTGCACCCAATTTGATCCCCGAATTAAACCTCGGGTTGTACGCAGCAATCCGGGACAACGACCTGGTCAGGGCCCAAGGGACTTTTTACAAACAGCTAAAGCTGCTAAAGTTTATTGTGGAGAAAGGATTGCCCAGGAGCATCAAGGAAGGGTTGAACTTACTTGGTGAGGAAGGTGGCCAGTTAAGGTCTCCCCTGAAACAATTGTCCCAAATGGAAATCAACGAGTTGGCCATATTGATGGAGGAATGTGGAAAGGACATACAACCTACTGCTATGGTTTAACAATTCAGCCCCGCGGATTTGGCGGGGCTTTACCATCGGCCCCACTGTATATCGGACAAGCAACCAAACCGTATCGCCCCATGAAACAATTACGAATCCACTACCTTCAACATGTGCCCTATGAAGGTTTGGGCACAATCAAAAATTGGATTGGAGAACATCAACATATATTAACAGCTACGCGCTTTTACAAAAACGAAAGACTCCCAACTATCGACT
It encodes:
- a CDS encoding cupin domain-containing protein; its protein translation is METTEKKYTSKDFHRTFARPNYEKVGKLIHRDVEHSGEHDQFSTERKHPVFFVDLPTKNISMTLGGLLPGQVTNRHRHTYETVLYVIEGSGWTEIEGERVKWKAGDAVYIPCWAWHSHGNFSRTGRARYIACENAPQLQNLGVALREEEGRDL
- a CDS encoding dihydrodipicolinate synthase family protein; translation: MNVPFNGIIAYPITPFDEKERVDITVFKNQVERLVTSGTHGIAPLGSTGVLPYLSDEEKEAVTEATIKQVNKRVPILVGVSCLTTERTIYHAKFAESAGATAVMVIPMSYWKLTDEEIFSHYDAVASKITIPIMAYNNPATAGIDMSPDLLRRLLEIPNVTMVKESTGDVQRMHYLRKEIGEEVAFFNGANPLALAAFAAGANGWCTAAPNLIPELNLGLYAAIRDNDLVRAQGTFYKQLKLLKFIVEKGLPRSIKEGLNLLGEEGGQLRSPLKQLSQMEINELAILMEECGKDIQPTAMV